The Coffea eugenioides isolate CCC68of chromosome 8, Ceug_1.0, whole genome shotgun sequence genome has a segment encoding these proteins:
- the LOC113780328 gene encoding putative disease resistance protein RGA1, producing MEAFVGILVDTLNSMIQKERGLLCGVATDMEKLARLLSAIKAVLEDAEQKQFTDKAIQLWFQELNGVAYEIDDVLDDYAAEASRVKYKNSGCFSLMCYLVAGNLVFRHRIGTRMKEILEKFNAIADERIKLGLIDQKRGGNHFQVDSTGTRETGSLLKEPDLVLGRDEEKDEIVKILVNQVRDNQNVSVLPIVGVGGLGKTTLAQLVFNDERIAKHFEPKLWVWVSEDFNVKRIIKALINSIRGTPVEELELDPLQRKLQELLRGKRYLIVLDDVWNENRQEWGDLKSVLACGSSGSSIVVTTRKKKVAEIMGTLKTHCLSSLSDDQCWSLFRQWAFDCQEKEERLEAIGREIVKKCGGVPLAAKALGGFLQFKSEAEWNSVKCSELWNLPEDETGILPALGLSYLNLPVELRRCFAYCAVFPKGSEIKREEVIHLWMANGLISSKETMEVEDVGEAVLTELHYRSLFQAVRKDSFGSVLTFGMHDLVHDLARSVMEAKHGGTESNRTMILDMPYHQLTVAFPITITGTDQFSSFLSKCGSLRALIVRSLWLRERFTKVPPAISKLKHLRHLDLSGFDIVELPNSICDLCNLQILGLIDCHKLQSLPKGMRFLRNLRHLCLDGCWSLTHMPSGIGKLTCLRTLSKVVLGGKKGFQLSELRDLNMLRGDLSIRHLERVEDKKDAEEAFLIQKQSLRELNLHWDSERTRQRYNDEEVLEALKPRPNLQLLRVLGFKGSSFPSWISTVIEVDVYKSAAEYIVGATESTAAAAAMSPSLKQLTLENMPNLQGMLGREVQGTPGVFSQLQSLLFHYCPTLTLPLPCMPSLKELCVEYCPNMAWASISNLTSLNSLEIEWIEGLSCFPEEMLQNLSLLESLKIRRGRHLRALPRSLVSLTALKELTIEHCLELESLPEEGLRGLASLQELHLVRCYNLVSLSMGTKALESLTHLSIYGSYATALPEEVKHFPALQNLELDDFPNLTSLPNWFGDHLTSLRRLTLHSCPKLETLPSSIQMMTTLQSLTMEACDLLEPRCEEGGEEWHKIKHIPDIP from the coding sequence ATGGAAGCATTTGTGGGAATTCTCGTCGATACTTTGAATTCCATGATCCAGAAGGAGCGTGGATTGCTTTGTGGTGTTGCAACTGACATGGAAAAGCTTGCACGCTTGCTCTCCGCCATCAAGGCAGTCCTTGAAGATGCTGAGCAGAAGCAATTCACAGACAAGGCAATACAACTCTGGTTTCAGGAGCTCAACGGTGTTGCCTATGAAATCGATGATGTATTGGATGATTACGCAGCTGAAGCCTCAAGAGTCAAGtacaaaaattctggttgttTTAGTTTGATGTGTTACCTTGTAGCAGGAAACTTAGTGTTTCGTCACAGGATTGGGACAAGGATGAAGGAGATCCTTGAAAAATTTAATGCAATAGCTGATGAGCGGATAAAGCTTGGTTTGATTGATCAGAAGCGTGGGGGCAACCACTTTCAGGTTGATTCTACTGGAACACGTGAGACTGGTTCCTTGCTAAAGGAACCTGATCTAGTCCTTGGAAGGGACGAGGAGAAAGACGAGATTGTGAAAATATTGGTGAATCAAGTCAGAGATAATCAAAATGTATCAGTGCTCCCTATAGTGGGTGTTGGAGGCCTTGGAAAGACAACACTTGCCCAATTGGTGTTTAATGATGAGCGCATAGCCAAGCATTTTGAGCCAAAACTCTGGGTTTGGGTCTCAGAGGATTTCAATGTGAAGAGGATTATAAAAGCCTTAATTAATTCAATACGAGGGACTCCTGTTGAAGAATTAGAATTGGATCCTCTGCAAAGAAAACTTCAAGAGTTGTTGAGAGGGAAAAGATACTTGATTGTACTGGATGATGTCTGGAATGAGAATCGACAGGAATGGGGGGATTTGAAATCTGTTCTAGCATGTGGATCAAGTGGTAGTTCAATTGTCGTGACAACTCGCAAGAAAAAAGTTGCGGAAATAATGGGCACATTAAAGACACATTGTCTATCGAGTTTGTCAGACGATCAGTGTTGGTCACTGTTCAGGCAATGGGCATTTGATTGTcaggagaaggaagaaagactTGAAGCTATTGGAAGAGAGATTGTGAAAAAGTGTGGTGGTGTTCCGCTGGCTGCAAAGGCTCTCGGAGGCTTTCTACAATTTAAGTCGGAAGCGGAATGGAACTCTGTGAAATGCAGTGAGCTTTGGAACTTACCTGAAGATGAAACAGGTATCTTGCCCGCATTGGGATTGAGCTACCTTAATCTTCCGGTAGAGTTGAGACGTTGCTTTGCATATTGTGCTGTATTTCCCAAGGGCTCTGAAATTAAAAGAGAAGAGGTAATACATTTGTGGATGGCAAATGGATTGATTTCTTCTAAAGAAACGATGGAAGTGGAAGATGTTGGTGAAGCTGTGCTAACTGAACTACATTATAGATCACTGTTCCAAGCCGTGAGGAAAGATTCGTTTGGCAGTGTCCTTACTTTTGGAATGCATGACCTTGTCCATGATCTGGCTCGATCAGTAATGGAGGCTAAACACGGTGGAACAGAGTCAAATAGAACCATGATATTGGATATGCCATATCATCAGCTAACAGTGGCTTTTCCTATTACAATCACAGGCACTGACCAGTTCTCTTCTTTCTTGTCAAAATGTGGTTCCTTGAGGGCGCTCATTGTAAGGTCACTGTGGTTGAGAGAGCGGTTTACGAAGGTGCCACCTGCAATAAGCAAACTGAAACATTTAAGGCATCTGGATCTTTCAGGATTCGACATTGTCGAACTACCCAATTCAATTTGTGACTTGTGCAATTTGCAAATTTTAGGCCTAATTGATTGTCACAAACTTCAGAGTCTACCCAAGGGCATGAGATTCCTCAGAAATCTTCGACATCTTTGTCTAGATGGGTGTTGGAGTTTGACTCACATGCCAAGTGGAATTGGGAAGCTGACTTGCCTGCGGACGTTGAGTAAGGTCGTCTTGGGTGGCAAAAAAGGCTTCCAACTAAGTGAGTTGCGAGACTTAAATATGCTTAGAGGAGATCTATCAATTAGGCACCTTGAGAGGGTTGAAGACAAAAAGGATGCAGAGGAAGCTTTCTTAATTCAAAAACAGAGTCTCCGCGAGTTGAATTTGCATTGGGATTCCGAAAGAACGCGTCAACGGTACAATGATGAGGAAGTGCTCGAAGCCCTCAAACCCCGGCCCAACCTTCAACTGCTGCGTGTCCTAGGCTTCAAAGGTTCATCATTTCCATCTTGGATTTCTACTGTAATAGAAGTTGATGTGTACAAAAGTGCAGCGGAGTACATAGTTGGGGCCACGGAGAGCACTGCCGCTGCTGCTGCAATGTCCCCATCGTTGAAACAACTGACGTTAGAGAACATGCCCAACCTACAAGGAATGTTAGGAAGAGAAGTCCAAGGTACTCCAGGAGTATTCTCTCAACTTCAATCCTTGCTTTTTCACTATTGCCCAACGTTGACATTGCCATTGCCATGTATGCCTTCCCTGAAGGAGTTATGCGTCGAGTACTGCCCGAACATGGCATGGGCTTCAATCTCCAATCTCACTAGTCTTAACTCCCTTGAAATTGAGTGGATTGAAGGATTGAGTTGTTTTCCAGAAGAGATGCTACAAAATCTTAGTCTTCTTGAATCCCTGAAAATTCGGAGGGGGAGACATCTGCGAGCCTTACCCAGAAGCTTGGTTAGCCTCACGGCTTTGAAGGAATTGACCATCGAGCACTGTCTCGAGCTGGAGTCTCTGCCAGAAGAAGGATTGCGAGGCCTTGCTTCTTTGCAGGAACTCCATTTGGTCCGATGCTATAATTTGGTGAGCCTCTCAATGGGGACTAAAGCCCTCGAATCCCTGACTCATCTAAGCATCTACGGGTCATACGCGACAGCTCTGCCAGAGGAAGTCAAACATTTCCCCGCACTACAAAATCTGGAGCTGGATGATTTTCCCAATCTAACTTCATTGCCAAACTGGTTTGGAGACCACCTCACTTCTCTTCGACGCCTGACACTACATTCTTGTCCGAAGCTTGAAACACTTCCATCCAGCATTCAAATGATGACGACACTCCAAAGTTTGACTATGGAGGCGTGCGACCTACTGGAACCACGGTGTgaagagggaggagaggaaTGGCACAAAATTAAGCACATCCCGGACATTCCGTAA